The Musa acuminata AAA Group cultivar baxijiao chromosome BXJ2-5, Cavendish_Baxijiao_AAA, whole genome shotgun sequence genomic interval GtgacaagaagaacaaaaaataacataTGGAACGTCAACTTCTCTCTCAGTCACTGCTTGCTGTGAAGCCAACTACTCCTGCTGCTGCTTCTTATAGTTCTCTGGCCATCTCCCGCATTTTGGCTCCCACTTCGCCTGAGACCTGCGAGGCTCTCTCCTTGGCTGTCTCGTACTTCTCTCGCGCCATGGTGTCCTTGGCAGTCGCGTAGGACTCCGCCACCTTTTGCTTCGCTCCCTCGTATGCTCTTTTGGCATCATAGGCGGCGGTGGCCTGATCTCCGGCCATGTCCGCTATGTTGTCCTTCGCCTCCCCAGCCTTGTTCTTCACGGCCTCTTTTGCTTGTGTGGCCTCGTGGGAAGTATGCTCTGCAGCTTCTGTGCAAGGGGTCCAGTGTTTAGAATGTGCACACTTGCCCTGTCCTTGTGCTTACCACTCAAACTCTGTATTCTTTGTCATATAGATTCTGTGTCGTTGTAATTAGATTTCGCTAACATCAGTTTGACTGCCAGGACAGGCCACACTTACCTGAAGCAGCACCGTGCATCGTGTCCTTGGCCTTCATGGCGATGTCTCCCGCCTTATCCTTCGTCTTCTCCGACGCTACCTTCGCGTTCTCCTGCATCGTCCCGAGCCCCCTGCACATAGTCATGGACGATAACCTTTAGCGACTAACAGCAACAAAGACGACACAAACAAGCCGGCGGCGAGCCAAGAGATGGAAGAGAGGCGGACTCGGCGATCTTGCCGCCCGCCCAGTCAGCGCAGGACTCGGACGTCTGCCTGATGTCCTGCGCGGCCTTCGACGCCTTCACCTCGGCCTTCTCGGCAGCTATTTTCTCACTGTCCTTCGCGTTCTCCGCCGTGGAATTTCCGCCATAAGCGAACGCTGGACTCGGCGGCCATatgcagaagaagaagactcCCATCAGTAGCAAACTAGCCACGGAACCGAACTCGATTCTTCGCCTTGCTGCCATGGTTGATGTGTGCACTGTGGATGGAGAAGGGGTGGAAGGGAACGCGGTTGGTACATGTTGGGTGGTGTCCAAGAACGTGGCGGACATGGAATGGAGCAAAGGCGACGTGGTGCCAGTACGCCGCACGCTGTGTGAGGAGAAGGCACGTTGCCCGCGACCGAGGAGGAGCGAGTTCAAGCGCCGTCGGCCGTAATAAAAGCTTTAATATGTGTGACGAATCCTGATATCATGGAAGAGAACACGAAGTTTGAGGCAATTGTCGAGCGGCGTTGGTAGTCGATGCAAAAGTGCATGCATGCTtgctgataagggtaaaaatgacaAACAGTCTCGGGACAACGTCAGCTGCTCCAGATGACGTCTCGCACCTCAGAATTGATCAGAACGCTGAGCAaggcacattaatatcctgcaaaagccaagtccaacacgCTACGCCATCACTACTATCAAGAGTACCAGCAtgtcccctgcaagcgggcagctcaggaagcagaatgcttccctataaataccccagagttctaaacgaacgaGAGAGGGGACAACTCACACAGAAGCACTCCCTCTTCCACCACCCTCTCCacgtcgctaacttgatcgtcggaggggtcgggtcgagcctccgaCCCGACCAGTGTGCAGGTGCAAGACGAGGTTGCCTCTCCCCGACGCTGCGGCAGAACTCTCCCCCTGACGGGACATCCAGATCACCGCGGTCGACCACCAGGAGGACCCGAGGCACGCCACGCAAGATCCTTGCCATTTAGACCCCTGAACGagtcgcgtcgaccccgaggccacggcttaaacagttACACACCGCAACACTTGCTTTTGAGGGCTATAAATGCGAAATTGTCAATTAATTAGTCGTGTGAACCATAACGATATGCTTCTGATATGGCAATGAAGATTCATTGAGATTGATTATttccaatatatatattttttcattttgttGTAGTATTAATTTGATGAAAAATGAGATAATTTGGTACACATTAAATTTCGACTCAAAAAGTACTTAATGATACTTGCCTTCAACAACATATTTATCACTAAGAAGTAGAAAGTTTTGGTCAGTATACTGAAATTTTCCTTTTTTCCATGAGATCTTTGAGGCATTGATTTGAGATCTTCACTACCAACTTGCTAGAAACGTGTTACAGATATTACCAAACAGAATTATATTTAACTTCATGAAGAAATAGACACACCAGGAACAAGACTAGGCAGCAAGCTACAATATATCAATCCTATATACACATATGAGACTACAGTTGATGGGCCAATGAAGGACAAGGGAAGGTACAATGGAAGATGAAGAGAAGTGAGGATTATAAAAGATAAGTGATATGCTAATCATAATATATCTGTTTCTTGAAGTGGATCTGCAAGGAGAGAGTAATGCATTCCTTATTGCCTCCATGACTCAAATACTTCAACCTgctgaaaacaaaaaagaaaataactgTGAGGTTGCAGATTTTGTGGAACCATGCAAACATAGCCAGAAGGTCAGAACAACAGACTTTTGTTTCAGAAGTATCATGCAAGCATATAAGTAGAAAAACATAACAAAAATATAGTATCTGTAGCCTTGGAAGCCAGGCAGCAACACAACACGAAGGTACAAAGGTGACAACAGTGAAAGTGACCTTAAAAGGAACTTATACTGAAGCCTAGATCACCCACAATAAGATTGGAATCCAGCAGCTATCTTATGAGGGAGCAGTTTTGGTTTATTGCCTTTGCTTTAAGATTCAGAGATTTAACTCTAAGCAGagcagagaagaagaaaagatataTGGAGAGGAGCAGTGTACGGTAGGAAGAGCGATAAGAGTACCCCTGCGGCTAGTCGAGAGATACTTCCCATAGGGCATGTGACCGTTCTCGATGCGCCCGATGTCCTCGACAAGCAGCTCATAGTGGCGCTTCACTTCCTCAACAGTCTTCCCCCTCACAGCTCGAGCAACTTTGTTCCAGCGATCCGGTGTGTCCTTGTCATACTTCGCAAGGGCATCCTCAAACATCTTGTTCTGCTCTTCGGTCCAGGATGAGCTCACTGCACCAGATGACATCTCTAAAGGATATTTGCGTATGGACACTTGACACTTAAGTTTGGAGTTTTGCTTTGCTCTAAGCTCACCACTATAACTTTGTGTAAGCTGATATGTTTGAGGCACTTGCCTGGCTGCTACTTATAACGGAGAATGGCGTTTAAGGTAGAAGAATTCCATGGTGGTGGTGTGGCCAGAGACATTTGGAGAATAGAATTcccataaagtccaaaaaatcgaATAAGTGATGTGTGATAACTGCAACCATTGTAGTGTGGGATAGAATATGAAGATTGTGTGTGGGGAAGTGATAGATCATGTTGTCCCTCTTAAAAGAGATGTTCAATTAAATCTCTCACCTTCTTCCTTCCCATAGAGTTTTCCTCCCTTTCCTCTCACTTCTACGCATGGAATCTTCTTCATGCTGCCAAACTCAAGCATTAGATGGATGTGTAAGCAGAGGAAGATGTGATATCAAGCACAGGTACTTAATAATCTAACACAAGCATAACTGGTGTGCAAATATTTTTAATAGATGGTATCAGATATGGAAATTGAAAATTCAGTCTGCTTTGTTGATGTCAAAGCTTCTGATTGGTTTTTTGTTTCGTATACTGTGGATGGACAACAATTTGATGATTAGTTAATTAATAATGAAATCTAAAGCAGATTTGGATAGTGAACTTTGATGAGATCACAAGAATCAAACGCAGTTAGCAGTTTATTTTATGGGAAAAGCTTCTATATTGGACTGAGGATAGGGTCTATGACTTCAAAAATCTGTTGTAACACTCTTCTGGTATtaatttttaagttatttcattGA includes:
- the LOC135611675 gene encoding late embryogenesis abundant protein At3g53040-like, coding for MGVFFFCIWPPSPAFAYGGNSTAENAKDSEKIAAEKAEVKASKAAQDIRQTSESCADWAGGKIAEGLGTMQENAKVASEKTKDKAGDIAMKAKDTMHGAASEAAEHTSHEATQAKEAVKNKAGEAKDNIADMAGDQATAAYDAKRAYEGAKQKVAESYATAKDTMAREKYETAKERASQVSGEVGAKMREMAREL
- the LOC108951155 gene encoding protein RADIALIS-like 4 isoform X3 gives rise to the protein MSSGAVSSSWTEEQNKMFEDALAKYDKDTPDRWNKVARAVRGKTVEEVKRHYELLVEDIGRIENGHMPYGKYLSTSRRAG
- the LOC108951155 gene encoding protein RADIALIS-like 4 isoform X2 — translated: MKKIPCVEVRGKGGKLYGKEEVSSSWTEEQNKMFEDALAKYDKDTPDRWNKVARAVRGKTVEEVKRHYELLVEDIGRIENGHMPYGKYLSTSRRG
- the LOC108951155 gene encoding protein RADIALIS-like 4 isoform X1, which gives rise to MKKIPCVEVRGKGGKLYGKEEVSSSWTEEQNKMFEDALAKYDKDTPDRWNKVARAVRGKTVEEVKRHYELLVEDIGRIENGHMPYGKYLSTSRRAG